From Streptomyces sp. GSL17-111, one genomic window encodes:
- a CDS encoding DUF6153 family protein, with the protein MHGSGPSVSPSPSRVRALLVLALLAGLLGMHGLNTAPPVSAPAEHPAHAEHPADAEGTGSHEDVTRHAAAPGPGDRAADPRRTSAAPVEACHHRAGGPARHVQHADGTCAAAGTASAPPLPLPPPGRADAAATAGPAPAPPDGAVTARAPPSLSALQLLRI; encoded by the coding sequence GTGCACGGCAGCGGACCTTCGGTGTCGCCCTCCCCCTCACGGGTGCGGGCGCTGCTGGTGCTGGCCCTCCTCGCGGGGCTCCTGGGGATGCACGGACTGAACACGGCGCCGCCCGTCTCCGCCCCGGCGGAACACCCGGCGCACGCCGAGCACCCGGCGGACGCCGAGGGCACGGGGTCGCACGAGGACGTGACGCGTCACGCCGCCGCGCCCGGTCCCGGGGATCGCGCCGCCGACCCGCGCCGGACGAGCGCCGCCCCGGTGGAGGCCTGCCACCATCGGGCCGGCGGACCCGCCCGGCACGTCCAGCACGCCGACGGCACCTGCGCGGCGGCCGGCACCGCCTCGGCGCCGCCGCTCCCGCTGCCCCCACCCGGCCGGGCCGACGCCGCCGCGACCGCCGGGCCCGCCCCGGCTCCGCCCGACGGCGCCGTCACGGCCCGCGCGCCGCCGTCCCTCAGCGCGC
- a CDS encoding PucR family transcriptional regulator, which produces MTDAKPAEIALGGVPVHQYLAARAQELAAQVVDELAAQLPAYASLPPEELRNEILRVAHQCVQGFVDVLRTGRLPDPEQLDRIRESAVRRAEEGLHMDSVISAYHLGAQVCLDAVAPKAGPQDVQAVLALNRLLMQYLQRVTAAGVGGYVQERQAASGVEHSARQALLDALLGGDSAQDAADRAGVRLPARYLVLSLAVGGHRDERAPGVDPVVAGRRKVRRLRVELERHVRGVALSALSADGGLALLPWEREPAGEPGETAPGDVPETAGAWAAGVLGHMARVSGATITAGLVVAAPDHVREGARLAGDVRKVAQASGRPPGLYRLADVLLEYQLTRPGPARAQLSALLAPLVGRPELLETLRTYLAGGMDRRGTAERLGVHPNTLDYRLRRVTALTGLDATRPGDLARVQAALAAYDADRYR; this is translated from the coding sequence GTGACTGATGCCAAACCGGCGGAGATCGCCCTCGGCGGGGTGCCCGTGCACCAGTACCTCGCGGCGCGGGCCCAGGAACTCGCCGCACAGGTCGTGGACGAGCTCGCCGCGCAGTTGCCGGCCTACGCGTCGCTGCCACCGGAGGAGCTGCGCAACGAGATCCTGCGCGTGGCGCACCAGTGCGTCCAGGGGTTCGTGGACGTGCTGCGCACCGGGCGTCTGCCGGACCCCGAGCAGCTCGACCGGATCCGCGAGTCGGCGGTGCGCCGCGCCGAGGAGGGGCTGCACATGGACTCCGTGATCAGCGCCTACCACCTCGGTGCGCAGGTCTGCCTGGACGCGGTGGCGCCGAAGGCGGGACCGCAGGACGTCCAAGCGGTCCTCGCGCTCAACCGGTTGCTCATGCAGTACCTCCAGCGGGTGACGGCGGCCGGGGTGGGCGGGTACGTGCAGGAGCGGCAGGCGGCCTCCGGCGTGGAGCACTCGGCGCGGCAGGCACTGCTGGACGCGCTGCTCGGCGGCGACTCCGCGCAGGACGCCGCCGACCGGGCCGGCGTCCGGCTGCCCGCCCGCTACCTGGTCCTGAGCCTGGCGGTGGGCGGCCACCGGGACGAGCGGGCACCCGGCGTGGATCCGGTCGTCGCGGGCCGCCGCAAGGTGCGCCGGCTGCGGGTGGAGCTGGAGCGGCACGTGCGCGGGGTGGCGCTGTCGGCCCTGTCGGCGGACGGTGGCCTGGCCCTGCTGCCCTGGGAACGTGAACCGGCCGGTGAGCCGGGCGAGACGGCTCCCGGCGACGTCCCGGAGACCGCCGGAGCGTGGGCGGCCGGGGTGCTCGGCCACATGGCGCGGGTGTCGGGCGCGACGATCACGGCGGGTCTCGTCGTGGCGGCCCCGGACCACGTCCGGGAGGGGGCGCGGCTGGCCGGGGACGTCCGGAAGGTCGCGCAGGCGTCGGGACGTCCGCCGGGGCTGTACCGGCTGGCCGACGTGCTGCTGGAGTACCAGCTGACGCGGCCGGGGCCGGCCCGGGCGCAGCTGTCCGCCCTGCTGGCCCCCCTGGTCGGCAGGCCGGAGCTCCTGGAGACGTTGCGGACGTACCTGGCGGGCGGCATGGACCGGCGCGGCACGGCCGAGCGGCTGGGCGTCCACCCGAACACCCTCGACTACCGGCTGCGGCGCGTCACGGCGCTGACGGGGCTGGACGCCACCCGCCCCGGGGACCTGGCCCGGGTGCAGGCGGCGCTGGCGGCCTACGACGCCGACCGGTACCGCTGA
- a CDS encoding MarR family winged helix-turn-helix transcriptional regulator: protein MTDHVDRVLAQWRAQRPDLDVSSMAVVGRLSRLSQLFGAEMRRTFAEHGLDGASFDVLATLRRSDPPHRLTPAELMRSGMVTSGAITQRLDRLEGRGLVARARSASDGRSVVVALTDAGRELIDRVLPDHVATQRRLLSALGPDQREALAETLRVLTESLDEKPG, encoded by the coding sequence GTGACCGATCACGTGGACCGGGTGCTCGCGCAGTGGCGGGCCCAGCGGCCGGACCTGGACGTCTCGTCGATGGCCGTCGTCGGACGGCTGTCGCGGCTGTCGCAGCTGTTCGGCGCCGAGATGCGGCGGACGTTCGCCGAACACGGCCTGGACGGCGCGTCCTTCGACGTCCTCGCCACCCTGCGGCGCAGTGACCCGCCGCACCGGCTGACACCGGCCGAGCTGATGCGGTCCGGCATGGTGACGTCGGGTGCCATCACCCAGCGGCTCGACCGGCTGGAGGGACGAGGCCTGGTGGCCCGCGCCCGCAGCGCGTCGGACGGCCGCAGCGTCGTCGTCGCCCTCACCGACGCGGGGCGGGAGCTCATCGACCGGGTCCTGCCGGACCACGTCGCCACCCAGCGGCGGCTGCTCTCGGCGCTCGGCCCGGACCAGCGGGAGGCCCTGGCCGAGACCCTGCGCGTGCTGACCGAGTCCCTGGACGAGAAGCCCGGCTGA
- a CDS encoding EamA family transporter: protein MLSNRLALLLVTALAPALWGSTYLVTTELLPPDRPLLAAVLRALPAGLLLVALTRRLPRGSWWWRALVLGSLNIGVFFALLFIAAYRLPGGVAATVGAVQPLIAAGLAAGLLGERLSPRVLLAGLAGVAGVSLLVLRADARLDPLGVAAALGGAAVMALGVALSKKWTSPAPLLAVTGWQLVAGGVVLLPLALLVEGPPPATLTGENLAGYAYLAIIGSALAYALWFRGIRALSTTNVTFLGLLSPLVATTLGWAVLDQRLTAPQVLGGLVVLAALVAAQARPRRRGGERVVATSVRPPASPDERADRARRATLTR, encoded by the coding sequence ATGCTAAGCAATCGACTGGCGCTCCTGCTCGTGACGGCCCTCGCACCCGCCCTGTGGGGCAGCACCTACCTCGTGACCACCGAGCTGCTACCCCCGGACCGCCCCCTCCTCGCCGCCGTCCTGCGCGCACTGCCCGCCGGTCTGCTGCTCGTCGCCCTCACCCGGCGCCTCCCGCGGGGATCCTGGTGGTGGCGGGCCCTCGTCCTGGGCTCGCTCAACATCGGCGTCTTCTTCGCCCTGCTCTTCATCGCCGCCTACCGGCTCCCCGGCGGCGTCGCGGCGACGGTGGGCGCCGTGCAGCCGCTCATCGCCGCCGGGCTCGCGGCCGGACTGCTCGGGGAGCGGCTCTCGCCGCGCGTCCTCCTCGCGGGCCTGGCCGGGGTCGCGGGCGTGAGCCTGCTCGTCCTGCGCGCCGACGCCCGGCTCGACCCGCTCGGCGTCGCGGCCGCCCTCGGGGGCGCGGCGGTCATGGCCCTCGGCGTCGCCCTCAGCAAGAAGTGGACCTCCCCCGCGCCCCTGCTGGCCGTCACCGGCTGGCAGCTCGTCGCGGGCGGCGTCGTCCTGCTGCCGCTCGCCCTCCTCGTGGAGGGCCCGCCCCCGGCCACGCTGACCGGGGAGAACCTGGCCGGATACGCCTACCTCGCGATCATCGGCTCCGCACTGGCCTACGCGCTGTGGTTCCGGGGTATTCGTGCCCTGTCGACCACCAACGTCACCTTCCTCGGACTGCTCAGCCCGCTCGTCGCGACGACGCTCGGCTGGGCCGTGCTCGACCAGCGGCTCACCGCGCCGCAGGTGCTCGGCGGGCTGGTCGTCCTCGCGGCGCTCGTCGCCGCCCAGGCCCGGCCCCGGCGCCGGGGCGGGGAGCGTGTGGTCGCGACGTCGGTGCGGCCGCCCGCGTCCCCGGACGAGCGGGCCGACCGGGCCCGGCGGGCCACGCTGACCCGCTGA
- a CDS encoding NAD(P)-dependent oxidoreductase, protein MRITVFGAAGGVGSRVVAEAVSRGHDVTAVVRDTTRFPSLHPGAIHRTGDAARPEDVAALAADQDVVITATRPAPGQEHELPRTTAALMSALAEVPGPSGTGVRLLVVGGAGGLTVPGTGGTVLDQPDFPPFLVPIARACNEQLAVCRAETRVDWTYLSPASLLEPGERTGRYRLGTDELLIDADGHSRISMEDLAVALLDEAENPRHRRVRFTAAY, encoded by the coding sequence ATGCGCATCACCGTGTTCGGAGCCGCCGGAGGCGTGGGAAGCCGGGTCGTCGCCGAGGCCGTGTCCCGGGGCCACGACGTCACCGCCGTCGTCCGCGACACCACCCGCTTCCCCTCCCTGCACCCGGGCGCCATCCACCGGACGGGCGACGCCGCCCGGCCCGAGGACGTCGCGGCGCTCGCGGCCGACCAGGACGTCGTCATCACCGCGACGCGTCCCGCCCCCGGCCAGGAGCACGAACTCCCCCGCACCACGGCCGCGTTGATGTCCGCCCTCGCAGAGGTGCCCGGTCCGTCGGGGACGGGCGTGCGGCTCCTCGTGGTCGGCGGCGCCGGCGGGCTGACCGTGCCCGGGACGGGCGGCACCGTCCTCGACCAGCCCGACTTCCCGCCCTTCCTCGTCCCCATCGCACGGGCCTGCAACGAGCAGCTCGCCGTCTGCCGCGCCGAGACCCGCGTCGACTGGACCTACCTGAGCCCGGCCTCCCTGCTGGAGCCCGGTGAGCGGACGGGCCGCTACCGGCTGGGCACCGACGAGCTCCTCATCGACGCCGACGGCCACTCCAGGATCTCCATGGAGGACCTGGCCGTGGCGCTGCTGGACGAGGCCGAGAACCCCCGGCACCGGCGGGTCCGGTTCACCGCCGCCTACTGA
- a CDS encoding TetR/AcrR family transcriptional regulator: protein MNASPSARRGREVRERLRTAAAELIAERGWNAVSTRLLADRAGVGPGLVHYHFPSLQALLSEAALGTVRALADELGALLDRADGLDDGLTALLAALDHYDGRDATSLLFSEVYLAAARDAELGASLADVLAATRSRIARWLAAHDAPTPEDTAAVLTAALDGVMLHRPLDAHLTSAHVAPVLRRALHPRTPPAGRTGERNGQT from the coding sequence ATGAACGCGTCACCATCCGCCCGGCGCGGCCGTGAGGTGCGGGAGCGCCTGCGGACGGCCGCCGCCGAACTCATCGCGGAACGCGGCTGGAACGCCGTCAGCACCCGCCTCCTGGCCGACCGGGCCGGCGTGGGGCCCGGTCTCGTCCACTACCACTTCCCCTCCCTCCAGGCGCTGCTGTCCGAAGCGGCGCTCGGGACCGTCCGCGCGCTGGCCGATGAGCTGGGGGCCCTCCTCGACCGCGCGGACGGACTCGACGACGGCCTGACGGCCCTCCTCGCCGCGCTGGACCACTACGACGGCCGGGACGCCACGTCCCTGCTGTTCAGCGAGGTGTACCTGGCCGCCGCCCGCGACGCGGAGCTGGGCGCCTCCCTCGCCGACGTCCTCGCCGCCACCCGGAGCCGCATCGCCCGCTGGCTGGCCGCACACGACGCCCCCACGCCCGAGGACACCGCCGCCGTCCTCACCGCCGCACTCGACGGCGTCATGCTGCACCGGCCGCTCGACGCGCACCTGACCTCCGCGCACGTCGCCCCGGTGCTCCGGCGCGCCCTGCACCCCCGAACCCCACCCGCCGGCCGGACCGGCGAAAGGAACGGCCAGACATGA
- a CDS encoding FAD-dependent monooxygenase, with amino-acid sequence MKAVICGAGISGLALAGRLERHGWDVVVLEKAPGPRSQGYMIDFFGPGYDAADAMGVLPRIRELGYRVREAAYFDETGRRRAGLDYRRFADALGGRLLSIMRPDLETALREHLSPAVDLRHGTGPASVDAHPDGVHLTLTDGTALNADLLVGADGVHSTVRRLVFGEEDRYLRHLGFHTAAFLFTDPELRARVRDRFALTDTTGRQMGFYSLRDGRTAAFAVHRTDSTGTDALPDDPRAALRRAYGTLGWWAPRALDRCPPGDEVYYDQVAQIEMDRWTHGRVTLVGDACGAVSLLAGQGASLGIAGAYLLAEELGRTPSLADALARYERTWRPVVTERQRVARTAARWFLPESAWRLRVRRLLLHASSLPGADRVLSTALVGKPTPLPTPR; translated from the coding sequence ATGAAGGCAGTCATCTGCGGCGCCGGGATCTCCGGACTCGCCCTCGCGGGGCGGCTGGAGCGGCACGGCTGGGACGTCGTCGTCCTGGAGAAGGCGCCCGGTCCACGCAGCCAGGGCTACATGATCGACTTCTTCGGTCCCGGCTACGACGCCGCCGACGCGATGGGCGTCCTGCCCCGCATCCGCGAGCTCGGATACCGCGTCCGGGAGGCCGCCTACTTCGACGAGACCGGCCGCCGCCGCGCCGGGCTCGACTACCGGCGCTTCGCCGACGCCCTCGGCGGACGGCTGCTCAGCATCATGCGGCCCGACCTGGAGACGGCCCTGCGCGAGCACCTCTCCCCCGCCGTCGACCTCCGCCACGGCACCGGCCCCGCAAGCGTCGACGCCCACCCCGACGGCGTCCACCTCACCCTCACCGACGGGACGGCGCTCAACGCGGACCTCCTCGTCGGCGCGGACGGCGTCCACTCCACCGTCCGCCGCCTGGTCTTCGGCGAAGAGGACCGCTACCTGCGCCACCTGGGCTTCCACACCGCCGCGTTCCTCTTCACCGACCCGGAGCTGCGGGCCCGGGTCCGCGACCGCTTCGCGCTCACCGACACCACCGGACGTCAGATGGGCTTCTACTCCCTGCGTGACGGCCGCACCGCCGCCTTCGCCGTCCACCGCACCGACTCCACCGGCACCGACGCCCTCCCCGACGACCCGCGCGCCGCCCTCCGTCGCGCCTACGGCACCCTCGGCTGGTGGGCGCCGCGCGCCCTCGACCGCTGTCCGCCGGGCGACGAGGTGTACTACGACCAGGTGGCCCAGATCGAGATGGACCGCTGGACGCACGGCCGCGTCACCCTCGTCGGCGACGCCTGCGGCGCCGTCTCCCTCCTCGCCGGCCAGGGCGCCTCCCTCGGCATCGCGGGCGCGTACCTCCTCGCGGAGGAGCTGGGCCGCACCCCCTCCCTCGCCGACGCGCTGGCCCGCTACGAGCGGACCTGGCGTCCCGTGGTGACGGAGAGGCAGCGCGTCGCCCGCACGGCCGCCCGCTGGTTCCTCCCCGAGTCCGCCTGGCGACTCCGCGTCCGACGCCTCCTCCTGCACGCCTCCTCCCTGCCCGGCGCCGACCGCGTCCTCTCCACCGCCCTCGTCGGCAAACCCACCCCCCTCCCCACTCCTCGGTAG
- a CDS encoding TerD family protein — MIKGANVGLEELSESVDAVVVHLGWSSESGEADADASVLLLDGNGKVRSDADFYFYNNPTAPDGSVQLLGKRPTDDGSEDRLSLDLTAMPDDVERIAIAASRYGEECFGDLSDLRLTVTDPSGEALLEFSIPDAGVERAFVFGEFYRRNGQWKFRAVAQGYASGLAGLAIDFGIDVDEAEETDDEPADGTHVPSAEPEVVDTGSVSARAPVESGAPVPPQRRPEPAPASVAAEEVEERPARRRPRTAKKKVTLPKVAKRSLAENDAWRQARLFPVSSLKNDREREMRATSVLLSVMTQVPEFGRRLTAGFGAPAGRMETFTEVSLPHGDTPKRPDGVIRVERAGRLWTALVETKTNGSPLKAEQVQDYVDVAARRGYEAVITLSNDVALDGGPLVDVKIDRRRKHRVTLWHLSWAEVTHQAQMLIRHEGVGNAAHAWLLQELLHYLQHDNSGCHGFQNMGPAWVPVRNGIDTETLCQGDQRAVEVVESWERLIRQVCLRLGGELGQRALPVQRVRRNSDAGARRAALADRLCADGRLEAEVRVEGAPGTLAIVADLRTGKLRTSMEIPPAESGYPLTWAKRLVRQLSDAPADLHVETLLEGRPNGPRGTLERLRPEPGDLLPQESDVRITGFKLSLFKGMGSSRGHAETGFIRSVYDSVDRFWSSVVVPLERRPGRRAAAGAREA, encoded by the coding sequence ATGATCAAGGGCGCGAACGTCGGCCTGGAGGAGCTGAGCGAAAGCGTCGACGCCGTGGTCGTCCACCTCGGCTGGAGCAGCGAGTCGGGAGAGGCCGACGCGGACGCTTCCGTGCTGCTCTTGGACGGGAACGGCAAGGTACGCAGCGATGCCGACTTCTACTTCTACAACAACCCCACGGCCCCCGATGGGTCCGTGCAGCTTCTGGGGAAGCGGCCGACGGACGACGGCAGCGAGGACCGGCTCAGTCTGGACCTGACGGCCATGCCCGACGACGTGGAGCGCATCGCCATCGCGGCGAGCCGGTACGGCGAGGAGTGCTTCGGGGACCTGAGCGACCTGCGGCTGACCGTCACCGACCCCTCGGGCGAGGCACTACTGGAATTCTCGATCCCCGACGCCGGGGTGGAGCGGGCGTTCGTCTTCGGCGAGTTCTACCGCCGCAACGGCCAGTGGAAGTTCCGGGCGGTCGCTCAGGGGTACGCCTCAGGCCTTGCGGGGTTGGCCATCGACTTCGGTATCGACGTCGATGAGGCTGAAGAGACCGACGACGAGCCGGCGGACGGCACACACGTTCCCTCTGCGGAACCAGAGGTCGTCGACACCGGGAGCGTGTCGGCTCGGGCCCCGGTGGAAAGCGGTGCGCCCGTACCCCCGCAACGCCGGCCGGAACCGGCACCGGCTTCCGTCGCGGCGGAAGAAGTGGAGGAACGCCCTGCGCGGCGGCGGCCGCGTACCGCGAAGAAGAAGGTGACGCTGCCCAAGGTCGCCAAGAGGTCTCTTGCCGAGAACGACGCTTGGCGGCAGGCGCGGCTGTTTCCCGTGTCGAGCCTGAAGAACGACCGAGAGCGTGAGATGCGCGCCACCTCCGTCCTGCTGTCGGTGATGACGCAGGTGCCCGAGTTCGGCCGTCGGCTCACGGCGGGCTTCGGAGCCCCGGCGGGCCGCATGGAGACCTTCACCGAAGTATCGCTGCCGCACGGCGACACGCCGAAGCGTCCGGACGGCGTCATCCGGGTGGAACGGGCGGGACGGCTGTGGACGGCGCTTGTCGAGACGAAGACGAACGGGAGCCCGCTGAAGGCGGAGCAGGTGCAGGACTACGTGGACGTGGCCGCCCGCAGGGGCTACGAAGCCGTGATCACGCTGTCCAACGATGTCGCTCTCGACGGCGGCCCGCTGGTGGACGTCAAGATCGACCGCAGGCGGAAGCACCGGGTCACGCTCTGGCACCTCTCCTGGGCTGAGGTGACGCACCAGGCCCAGATGTTGATTCGGCACGAGGGCGTGGGCAACGCCGCTCACGCCTGGCTGCTGCAGGAGCTGCTGCACTACCTGCAGCACGACAACTCCGGCTGCCACGGGTTCCAGAACATGGGACCGGCCTGGGTGCCGGTGCGCAACGGCATCGACACGGAGACGCTGTGCCAGGGCGACCAGCGGGCCGTCGAGGTCGTCGAGAGCTGGGAGCGGCTCATCCGCCAGGTGTGCCTGCGGCTGGGCGGAGAGCTGGGACAGCGGGCGCTGCCCGTTCAGCGCGTCCGCCGCAACAGCGACGCGGGGGCCCGTCGCGCCGCCCTCGCGGACCGGCTGTGCGCGGACGGTCGCCTGGAGGCCGAGGTACGGGTGGAGGGTGCTCCGGGGACCTTGGCCATCGTCGCGGACCTGCGCACCGGAAAGTTGCGTACGTCCATGGAGATTCCCCCCGCCGAGAGCGGCTACCCCCTCACCTGGGCGAAGCGCCTCGTCCGCCAACTCTCCGACGCCCCGGCCGACCTGCACGTCGAGACTCTCCTCGAAGGCCGGCCGAACGGTCCGCGGGGAACGCTCGAGCGGCTGCGACCCGAGCCCGGTGACCTTCTGCCCCAGGAGTCCGACGTCCGGATCACGGGCTTCAAGCTGTCTCTCTTCAAGGGGATGGGCAGCTCACGCGGTCATGCCGAGACAGGCTTCATCCGCAGTGTGTACGACTCGGTGGACCGCTTCTGGAGCTCGGTGGTCGTGCCGCTGGAGCGCCGTCCGGGACGGCGGGCCGCCGCAGGGGCCCGCGAGGCCTGA